In Colwellia sp. PAMC 20917, a single genomic region encodes these proteins:
- the nagZ gene encoding beta-N-acetylhexosaminidase, with protein MGPIMLDVLGTSLTAEDKELLQHPLVGGLILFTRNYESPEQIAELTADIRRAAKKPLIIAVDHEGGRVQRFRDGFSLIPAMGKIWHFAEESISVAQELAKQSAILMALEVQAVGIDISFAPILDINDISAVIGDRAFHKNPEIVCQLASAFVDGLHLVGMKATGKHFPGHGSVEADSHLALPIDSRSRDEIFAVDMLPFKTLINSNKVDALMPAHVIFPDVDREAVGFSPYWLKDILRKQLGFSGVIFSDDLSMEGAACVGGYVERAEAAQQAGCDMLLLCNNRDSCIDVIDHANITIDEKSNQRLLRLLKTSTSGLSELKANTHWQHARQALAEYL; from the coding sequence ATGGGTCCTATTATGCTAGATGTGCTTGGCACATCTTTAACGGCAGAAGACAAAGAGCTTCTGCAACATCCTCTTGTTGGCGGGTTAATTTTATTTACTCGTAATTATGAATCCCCTGAACAAATTGCTGAATTAACTGCTGATATCCGCCGTGCCGCTAAAAAGCCATTGATTATTGCCGTTGACCATGAAGGTGGTCGAGTTCAGCGATTTCGTGATGGCTTCTCTCTTATTCCGGCAATGGGTAAAATTTGGCACTTTGCCGAAGAAAGTATTAGTGTGGCGCAAGAACTGGCTAAACAAAGTGCAATATTAATGGCATTAGAAGTTCAAGCCGTCGGTATTGATATCAGTTTTGCACCTATTCTTGATATTAACGATATTAGTGCTGTTATTGGCGATAGAGCTTTTCATAAAAATCCAGAAATTGTTTGTCAACTCGCTAGTGCTTTTGTCGATGGCTTACATTTGGTTGGTATGAAAGCTACGGGTAAGCATTTTCCTGGTCATGGCAGTGTTGAAGCTGATTCTCACCTTGCTTTACCTATTGACTCTCGTTCACGTGATGAAATATTCGCTGTTGATATGTTACCTTTTAAAACGTTAATTAATAGCAATAAGGTTGATGCATTAATGCCTGCCCACGTTATTTTCCCTGACGTTGACCGCGAAGCTGTCGGTTTTTCTCCTTACTGGCTCAAAGATATTTTGCGTAAGCAACTTGGTTTTAGTGGCGTTATTTTCAGTGATGATTTATCGATGGAAGGTGCTGCATGTGTTGGTGGTTATGTTGAACGTGCTGAAGCTGCTCAACAAGCAGGTTGCGACATGCTATTACTGTGTAATAACCGAGATAGTTGTATAGATGTCATTGACCATGCCAATATCACTATTGATGAAAAAAGTAATCAGCGCTTATTACGTTTATTGAAAACGTCTACGAGTGGGCTCAGTGAGTTAAAGGCGAATACTCATTGGCAACATGCTCGACAAGCATTAGCCGAATACTTATAA
- a CDS encoding SLC13 family permease — translation MKLTKQSFIVLAPALAFGFYFLLLWLGLAEKPATAAAITLLTVIWWVSEAIPIPATSLVPFALLPLLGVVDHKTVASSLGSHVILLLMGAFMLSKAIEKSGAHHRLAVYMVKLVGVSSGRRLVFGFMLASALLSMWISNTATTLIMLPIALAILTHIDNKELKVALILGIAYAASVGGIGTPIGTPPNVIFMGIYEENTGREFGFLSWMKIGVPIVLIALPIMAFWLTRNVKLDHEIKLPAQGEWRSEEKRTLWVFGLTALAWITRSEPFGGWSDLLNVQIAGDSTVALFAVVLMFLIPNGKGSRLLDWDTAKSIPWGMLLLFAGGIAIAKGFVESGLSQILGDWLSSLANLPVILMILTICLVVTYLTEITSNTATATLLMPILAVVATSAGYDPMVLMVPAAMSASCAFMLPVATAPNAIAYGTGELEIKDMVKEGAILSFILSCLIAMVCYLFLL, via the coding sequence ATGAAGCTAACTAAACAAAGTTTTATTGTCTTAGCACCCGCGCTAGCCTTTGGTTTTTACTTTTTGCTACTTTGGCTAGGCTTAGCAGAAAAGCCCGCAACAGCCGCGGCAATAACATTACTCACCGTTATTTGGTGGGTTAGTGAAGCTATACCCATTCCTGCTACATCTTTAGTCCCTTTTGCTTTGCTGCCACTACTGGGGGTTGTTGATCATAAAACAGTAGCTTCATCATTAGGTAGTCACGTTATTTTATTGTTAATGGGGGCATTTATGCTCTCTAAAGCGATAGAGAAAAGTGGAGCACACCATAGACTTGCTGTTTATATGGTTAAGTTAGTCGGCGTTTCAAGTGGGCGGCGATTAGTCTTTGGTTTTATGTTAGCGTCTGCGTTATTAAGTATGTGGATTTCAAATACCGCAACGACGTTAATTATGCTGCCGATTGCATTAGCTATACTTACTCATATAGATAACAAAGAACTTAAAGTCGCTTTAATTTTAGGTATTGCCTATGCTGCGTCGGTTGGCGGTATTGGTACCCCGATTGGTACGCCACCCAATGTTATTTTTATGGGCATATATGAAGAAAATACGGGCCGAGAATTTGGATTTTTATCATGGATGAAAATAGGCGTTCCGATAGTGTTAATCGCTTTACCTATTATGGCATTCTGGTTAACAAGAAATGTAAAACTCGACCATGAAATAAAGTTACCCGCGCAAGGCGAATGGCGAAGTGAAGAAAAAAGAACGCTTTGGGTTTTTGGCCTTACGGCACTCGCATGGATCACTCGCTCAGAGCCCTTTGGTGGTTGGAGTGACCTATTAAATGTTCAAATTGCGGGTGACAGTACCGTCGCTTTATTCGCCGTGGTGTTAATGTTTTTAATCCCTAATGGTAAAGGCTCGCGCCTGCTTGATTGGGACACGGCTAAATCAATACCCTGGGGGATGTTGTTGTTATTTGCTGGCGGTATTGCCATTGCTAAAGGTTTTGTTGAATCAGGTTTAAGCCAGATACTAGGCGATTGGCTGTCTTCGTTGGCTAATTTACCGGTAATTTTGATGATACTGACAATTTGTTTAGTGGTTACTTACCTCACAGAAATTACCAGTAACACCGCGACAGCAACTTTGCTTATGCCTATTTTGGCTGTAGTTGCCACCTCTGCTGGTTACGATCCCATGGTATTAATGGTGCCCGCTGCTATGAGCGCGAGTTGCGCTTTTATGCTGCCTGTTGCTACTGCGCCTAATGCAATTGCTTATGGTACCGGTGAACTTGAAATTAAAGATATGGTGAAAGAAGGGGCAATATTAAGTTTTATCTTGTCTTGTTTAATAGCAATGGTTTGCTATTTATTTTTGTTATAA
- a CDS encoding ZIP family metal transporter: MSVLLTVIVSTFLAGLAMPLGAALAYFEKIGNDWLEQELRHSVMAFGGGALLSAVALVLVPEGIESLDILPACIGFIAGGLSFMALDIYLKKIDTPASQLAAMLADFIPESIALGAAFATGSSSAYLLAGLIALQNLPEGFSAYRELSASSTYKPQKIIMVFALMAILGPIAAVSGYLWLSESPKIIGAVMLFASGGILYSIFQDLAPQVKLENHWAPPMGAVLGFTLGMLGLMLTAT; encoded by the coding sequence ATGTCTGTATTACTCACTGTTATCGTATCAACATTTCTTGCCGGTTTGGCTATGCCACTAGGTGCTGCCCTTGCCTACTTCGAAAAAATTGGCAATGACTGGCTTGAACAAGAGCTCAGACATAGTGTTATGGCTTTTGGTGGCGGAGCGCTGTTGTCAGCAGTTGCCTTAGTTTTAGTACCTGAAGGTATAGAGAGCCTTGATATATTACCCGCATGCATTGGGTTTATTGCTGGTGGGCTTAGCTTTATGGCACTAGATATTTATCTTAAAAAAATAGATACACCTGCTAGTCAACTAGCCGCAATGCTTGCTGATTTCATTCCAGAATCAATCGCACTTGGCGCAGCATTCGCAACAGGAAGTAGTAGTGCATATTTGCTAGCTGGTTTAATTGCCTTACAAAACTTACCTGAAGGGTTTAGCGCTTATCGTGAGTTAAGCGCTTCTTCAACTTATAAACCCCAAAAAATTATCATGGTATTTGCTTTAATGGCAATACTTGGGCCTATCGCAGCAGTTTCTGGCTATTTATGGCTATCTGAGTCCCCCAAAATTATCGGCGCGGTTATGCTTTTCGCTTCTGGCGGAATTCTTTATTCAATATTTCAAGATTTGGCACCACAAGTAAAATTAGAAAATCATTGGGCTCCACCAATGGGCGCTGTGTTAGGCTTTACTCTGGGCATGTTGGGGCTAATGTTAACAGCAACATAA
- the dsbB gene encoding disulfide bond formation protein DsbB: MKFLSDLSVNTRAWQLLSLTVFALELSALYFQYVMGLAPCIMCIYQRTALWGIFFAGIVGSMGNKNIVLRSVAFTLWGVGAIWGLLIAIEHVEIQSATLSFLYSCEFVPNFPSWAPLHEWLPSLFEATGDCGDINWQFFGYTMPQMMIVVFGGFTAVLVVILLAQLINKKSL; the protein is encoded by the coding sequence TTGAAATTTTTAAGTGATTTATCGGTAAACACTCGCGCTTGGCAATTACTTAGCCTAACCGTTTTTGCATTAGAATTATCAGCTCTTTATTTTCAATACGTAATGGGATTAGCTCCTTGCATTATGTGTATTTACCAAAGAACAGCATTATGGGGAATATTCTTTGCTGGCATAGTTGGTAGCATGGGCAATAAAAATATTGTCTTACGCTCAGTCGCATTTACACTCTGGGGTGTTGGCGCTATATGGGGGTTATTGATTGCCATTGAGCACGTTGAAATTCAATCAGCTACATTATCATTTCTCTATAGTTGTGAGTTTGTACCTAACTTTCCAAGCTGGGCCCCCTTACACGAATGGTTACCTTCTTTGTTTGAAGCGACGGGAGATTGTGGTGATATTAATTGGCAATTCTTCGGCTATACGATGCCACAAATGATGATTGTTGTTTTTGGTGGTTTTACTGCTGTGCTAGTGGTTATTCTATTAGCTCAACTGATCAATAAAAAATCCCTATGA
- the nhaB gene encoding sodium/proton antiporter NhaB gives MQQSFMSAFYKNFLGNSPEWYKLAIISFLVINPILFFYVDPYVAGWALVIEFIFTLAMALKCYPLQPGGLLAIEAIAIGMTSPAHVKHELMINFEVILLLIFMVAGIYFMKSLLLFLFTKIVTKIRSKIVVSLLFCFSGAFLSAFLDALTVIAVIISVGLGFYSVYHKAASIGEDHPHDNPDDDDIKSDLQSFRGYLRNLLMHAGVGTALGGVCTIVGEPQNLIIGQQAGWDFIEFTLRMSPVTIPVFVSGLITCALLEKFKWFGYGFALPENVYQILRDFDIEESKKRNKSDNVKLVVQGLIAVWLIVGLALHLAPVGLIGLSVIILATVFTGVTEEHQIGHAFEEALPFTALLAVFLSIVAVIVDQQLFTPVITWVLTFEGNMQLVMFYLANGLLSMVSDNVFVGTVYITEIEKALSSGIINRDQFDLLAVAINTGTNLPSVATPNGQAAFLFLLTSALAPLVRLSYGRMVIMAFPYTIVLTIVGLLAISSGHLEQSTQDFYDSGLIQHHTAKGGASSSQEH, from the coding sequence ATGCAACAATCCTTTATGAGTGCATTTTATAAAAACTTTCTTGGCAACTCGCCAGAGTGGTACAAGCTGGCAATTATTTCATTCTTAGTGATTAACCCTATCCTCTTTTTCTATGTTGACCCCTATGTTGCAGGTTGGGCATTAGTCATAGAGTTTATATTCACTTTAGCAATGGCATTAAAATGTTACCCGCTGCAACCCGGCGGTTTATTAGCGATTGAAGCTATTGCCATAGGTATGACTTCACCGGCTCATGTAAAACATGAATTAATGATTAACTTCGAAGTAATTCTGCTGCTGATTTTTATGGTTGCTGGAATATATTTTATGAAGAGTTTGTTGCTCTTTTTGTTCACGAAAATAGTTACTAAGATCCGTTCAAAAATAGTGGTGTCATTATTATTTTGTTTTTCAGGGGCATTTTTATCAGCCTTTTTAGATGCACTAACCGTCATTGCGGTAATTATCAGCGTTGGCCTAGGTTTTTATTCTGTCTATCATAAAGCTGCGTCTATAGGTGAAGACCATCCCCATGACAATCCCGATGATGATGACATAAAAAGCGATTTACAAAGCTTTAGAGGGTATTTACGTAATCTATTAATGCACGCGGGTGTTGGTACAGCTTTAGGTGGTGTCTGTACTATCGTGGGCGAACCACAAAATTTGATTATTGGTCAGCAAGCCGGTTGGGATTTCATTGAATTCACCCTTCGGATGTCGCCCGTTACTATTCCTGTATTTGTTTCCGGTTTAATCACATGTGCTTTATTAGAGAAGTTCAAATGGTTTGGTTATGGTTTTGCCCTGCCAGAAAATGTTTATCAAATATTACGTGACTTCGACATTGAAGAAAGTAAAAAACGCAATAAAAGTGATAATGTAAAATTAGTCGTGCAAGGGTTAATTGCCGTTTGGTTGATTGTTGGTTTAGCATTACATTTAGCGCCCGTTGGCTTAATTGGTTTATCCGTTATTATACTTGCAACCGTTTTTACCGGTGTAACTGAAGAACATCAAATTGGCCATGCCTTTGAAGAAGCATTACCTTTTACCGCGCTATTAGCGGTGTTTTTGTCCATCGTTGCCGTTATTGTTGACCAACAATTATTTACGCCGGTCATCACTTGGGTATTAACTTTTGAAGGTAACATGCAATTAGTCATGTTTTATTTAGCTAATGGCCTATTATCTATGGTCAGTGACAACGTATTTGTTGGCACGGTATACATTACTGAAATTGAAAAAGCACTTTCTTCAGGGATAATAAACCGTGACCAATTTGATTTACTTGCGGTTGCTATTAACACAGGCACTAACTTGCCAAGTGTTGCTACGCCAAATGGTCAAGCTGCGTTTTTATTCCTATTAACTTCAGCGCTTGCTCCCTTAGTTAGATTGTCATATGGCCGTATGGTTATTATGGCTTTCCCTTATACTATCGTATTGACCATTGTTGGTTTACTTGCTATTTCTTCAGGTCATTTGGAGCAATCGACACAAGATTTTTATGACTCGGGGTTAATTCAGCATCACACGGCTAAAGGTGGGGCTTCTTCTTCACAAGAGCACTAA
- the fadR gene encoding fatty acid metabolism transcriptional regulator FadR has product MVIKAHSPAGFAEQYIVESIWNGGFPPGSILPAERELSELIGVTRTTLREVLQRLARDGWLTIKHGKPTKVNNFWETSSLNILETLAQLDQEGIPDLVDNLMSARTNISAIYIRGAIKNNPEKAIELIKAYEDVEDNGEAFAEFDYRLNKELVVASGNSIYLLILNGFRGLYSRLGTLYFAHPKGREISRDYYKKLIELASENKFDESIFAVRKYGIESGKLWLELKDDVLKELSE; this is encoded by the coding sequence ATGGTTATCAAAGCACATAGCCCAGCAGGGTTTGCAGAGCAATATATTGTTGAGTCTATTTGGAACGGTGGTTTCCCCCCCGGTTCTATACTTCCGGCTGAACGAGAGTTATCTGAACTCATTGGCGTTACGCGTACAACATTACGTGAAGTTTTACAGCGCTTAGCACGAGATGGCTGGTTGACTATTAAGCACGGTAAACCCACCAAAGTGAATAACTTTTGGGAAACCTCTAGTTTAAATATTCTTGAAACATTGGCTCAACTTGATCAAGAAGGCATACCTGATCTGGTTGACAATTTAATGTCAGCTCGGACAAATATCAGTGCCATTTACATTCGTGGCGCGATTAAAAACAATCCTGAAAAGGCTATTGAGCTCATTAAAGCTTATGAAGACGTTGAAGATAACGGTGAAGCCTTTGCTGAATTTGATTACCGATTAAATAAAGAGTTAGTGGTCGCTTCTGGAAACTCTATATATCTACTGATTTTAAATGGTTTTAGAGGCTTGTACTCTCGTTTAGGGACTTTATATTTTGCGCATCCTAAAGGTCGTGAAATTTCTCGTGACTATTATAAAAAATTAATTGAACTAGCCAGCGAAAATAAATTTGATGAATCGATATTTGCCGTACGTAAATATGGTATCGAGTCAGGGAAACTTTGGCTAGAACTTAAAGATGACGTATTAAAAGAGTTATCAGAATAA
- a CDS encoding SpoVR family protein, whose product MDKRKPLSDQCDWNFDLLDQYQTEIARVAKHYRLATYTNQIEVITAEQMMDAYASVGMPIGYNHWTFGKKFIQTEQNYKRGQMGLAYEIVINSDPCISYLMEENSMTMQALVMAHACYGHNSFFKGNYLFQTWTDASSIIDYLLFAKNYISECEQKFGISEVESCLDACHALMNHGVDRYKRPQKISLEEELQRQKDREAYLQSQVNTLWRTLPKNKDDAKDKKPTFPNEPQENILYFIEKYAPLLKPWQREIVRIVRKISQYFYPQKQTQVMNEGWACFWHYTLLNHLYDEGLVTDKFMMEFLHNHTNVVAQPNYNSPHYSGINPYALGFNMFIDIRRICEHPTEEDKRWFPEIANSNWLDTLHFAMENFKDESFISQYLSPKLMRDFKLFYLHDDEKENFIDVAAIHNESGYKKVRSALSEQYNLSNLEVNIQVTNADVDGDRSLTLKYTPHQNVPLDDSKDEVMKHLYTLWQFNVRLVQNNEEGDEEVIAQYPE is encoded by the coding sequence ATGGACAAACGTAAACCCTTAAGTGACCAATGTGACTGGAATTTTGACTTACTTGATCAATATCAAACTGAAATTGCACGGGTTGCAAAGCATTATCGATTGGCTACTTACACCAACCAAATTGAAGTGATCACCGCAGAGCAAATGATGGATGCATACGCTAGTGTTGGGATGCCTATTGGATATAACCATTGGACATTTGGTAAAAAATTTATTCAAACAGAGCAAAACTATAAACGTGGTCAAATGGGCTTAGCCTACGAAATTGTTATCAATTCTGACCCTTGTATTTCATATTTAATGGAAGAGAATTCTATGACCATGCAAGCACTCGTTATGGCACATGCTTGTTACGGACATAATTCTTTTTTTAAAGGTAATTATTTATTCCAAACTTGGACTGATGCGAGCTCAATCATTGACTACTTATTGTTTGCTAAAAACTACATTAGCGAATGTGAACAAAAATTTGGCATTAGTGAGGTTGAATCATGCTTAGATGCTTGTCATGCATTAATGAATCACGGTGTTGACCGCTATAAACGTCCACAAAAGATATCATTAGAGGAAGAGTTGCAACGTCAAAAGGACCGTGAAGCATATTTACAATCGCAGGTGAATACATTGTGGCGAACATTACCCAAAAACAAAGATGATGCTAAGGATAAGAAACCAACATTCCCAAATGAACCGCAAGAAAATATTTTATATTTCATTGAAAAATATGCGCCGTTACTAAAACCATGGCAAAGAGAAATTGTACGCATTGTTCGAAAAATCTCGCAATACTTTTATCCACAAAAACAAACACAAGTCATGAACGAGGGCTGGGCCTGCTTTTGGCATTACACACTGTTAAACCATTTATATGATGAAGGCTTAGTCACCGATAAGTTCATGATGGAATTTTTACATAACCATACCAATGTTGTCGCTCAACCCAATTACAACAGTCCTCATTATTCGGGTATTAATCCTTATGCGTTAGGCTTTAATATGTTTATAGATATTAGAAGAATATGTGAACACCCAACAGAAGAAGATAAACGATGGTTTCCAGAAATAGCCAACAGTAATTGGTTAGATACTTTACATTTTGCCATGGAAAATTTCAAAGATGAAAGCTTCATTAGTCAGTATTTATCACCAAAACTAATGCGCGATTTCAAGTTGTTTTATTTACACGATGATGAAAAAGAAAATTTTATTGACGTGGCGGCTATTCACAATGAAAGTGGCTACAAAAAAGTAAGAAGCGCGTTATCTGAACAGTATAATTTGAGTAATCTAGAGGTTAATATTCAAGTAACAAATGCTGATGTTGATGGTGACCGATCGCTAACATTGAAATATACACCACACCAAAATGTTCCGCTAGACGATTCAAAAGATGAAGTGATGAAACATTTATATACCTTATGGCAATTTAACGTGCGGTTAGTACAGAACAATGAAGAGGGGGATGAAGAAGTTATTGCACAATATCCAGAATGA
- a CDS encoding YeaH/YhbH family protein, whose product MANFIDRRLNSKNKSTVNRQRFIKRYKSQIKKSVEQAINKRSVTDVDRGEDITITKKDLSEPVFHQGKGGVKDRVHPGNDQFSTGDQIKRPPQQQGQGSGKGDASNTGEGDDDFIFSISKDEYLNLLFEDLELPNLEKNQLDTLIDYKTVRSGYCAEGVPSNIDIVKSLQGSIARRIAMTSTKRKELKVLELALAALMADKHDHVQKIKDLNNQIDMLKGKISKVPFIDTFDLRFRNYTKQALPTSKAVMFCLMDVSGSMDQATKDIAKRFYLLLYLFLTRTYKTIDVVYIRHHTQAKEVDEEEFFYSQETGGTIASSALDLMIKIMDERYKESEWNIYAAQASDGDNWADDSPRCQKLLTEHILPKARYFSYIEISQRPHQTLWQQYQEIAAYTEHFAIQHIKSVEDIYPVFRELFKKKQSKAA is encoded by the coding sequence ATGGCGAATTTTATTGATAGACGCTTAAATAGCAAAAACAAAAGCACGGTTAATCGCCAGCGCTTTATTAAACGCTATAAAAGCCAAATAAAGAAATCCGTTGAACAAGCGATTAATAAACGCAGTGTTACTGATGTTGATCGTGGTGAGGACATTACCATCACCAAAAAAGATTTATCTGAACCTGTTTTTCATCAGGGCAAAGGGGGGGTTAAAGATAGAGTTCACCCGGGTAATGACCAATTTTCAACTGGCGATCAAATCAAACGCCCTCCTCAGCAGCAAGGACAAGGTAGCGGTAAAGGTGATGCCAGTAACACTGGTGAGGGAGATGATGATTTTATTTTTTCTATTTCTAAAGATGAATATTTGAACTTACTTTTTGAAGATCTTGAATTGCCAAATTTAGAAAAGAACCAATTGGATACGTTAATTGATTATAAGACTGTTCGCTCTGGTTATTGTGCTGAAGGCGTCCCCTCAAATATAGATATTGTAAAATCGCTACAGGGATCAATAGCAAGACGTATTGCCATGACATCAACCAAGCGTAAAGAGTTGAAAGTCCTTGAACTTGCCTTAGCAGCATTAATGGCTGATAAACATGATCATGTCCAAAAAATTAAAGACCTAAACAATCAGATCGACATGCTTAAAGGTAAAATCAGTAAAGTCCCTTTTATTGACACCTTTGATTTACGTTTTAGAAACTATACAAAACAAGCCCTACCTACATCAAAGGCGGTGATGTTCTGTTTAATGGATGTTTCAGGCTCTATGGACCAAGCCACTAAAGATATTGCCAAACGATTTTATCTCTTATTGTATTTGTTTCTCACCCGCACCTATAAAACGATTGATGTGGTCTATATTCGACACCACACACAAGCAAAAGAGGTTGATGAAGAAGAGTTTTTTTATTCGCAAGAAACTGGCGGCACTATTGCTTCAAGTGCATTAGATTTAATGATTAAAATAATGGATGAGCGTTATAAGGAAAGCGAATGGAATATTTACGCCGCGCAGGCCTCTGATGGTGATAACTGGGCCGATGACTCTCCTCGTTGTCAAAAATTACTCACTGAACATATTTTACCTAAAGCACGCTACTTTAGTTACATTGAAATATCACAACGACCTCATCAAACACTTTGGCAGCAATATCAAGAAATTGCAGCCTATACAGAACATTTTGCAATTCAACATATTAAAAGCGTTGAAGATATTTATCCTGTTTTTAGAGAGCTTTTCAAGAAAAAACAGAGTAAAGCAGCCTAA
- a CDS encoding PrkA family serine protein kinase translates to MSIFQHYQSRYDEAKEENFSIQEFLAICQKDKLAYATASERLLKAIGDPEMIDTSNEPTLSRIFSNRVIARYPAFKDFYGMEDAIEQIVAYLKHASQGLEEQKQILYLLGPVGGGKSSLAEKLKALMQQEPIYVLSANGIRSPVNDHPFCLFDANADGKILKKEYKIPERYLKTIMSPWVAKRLHEYQGDIAKFEVVKLYPSILDQIAIAKTEPGDDNNQDISALVGKVDIRQLEHFSQNDPDAYSYSGALCRANQGMMEFVEMFKAPIKVLHPLLTATQEGNYNPTEGLSALPFNGILLAHSNESEWQTFRNNKNNEAFLDRVYMVKVPYCMRVSEEVKIYKKLLENSELKNAHCAPDTLETLAQFSVLSRLKDPENSSIYSKMRVYDGESLKDTDPKAKSYQEYRDYAGMDEGMSGLSTRFAFKILSRVFNFDHLEVAANPVHLFYVLEQQIERDQLPQETAERYLEFIKGYLSSQYIEFIGKEIQTAYLESYSEYGQNIFDRYVTYADFWIQDQEYRDAETGQLFDREALNNELEKVEKPAGISNPKDFRNEIVNFVLRAKANNNGKNPNWASYEKLRTVIEKKMFSNTEDLLPVISFNTKTSNDDQQKHDDFIERMMSKGYTKKQVRLLSEWYLRVRKSS, encoded by the coding sequence ATGAGTATTTTTCAGCATTATCAATCACGATACGATGAAGCTAAAGAAGAGAACTTTAGTATTCAAGAATTTTTAGCTATTTGTCAAAAAGACAAACTTGCTTACGCCACCGCTTCTGAGCGCTTATTAAAGGCTATTGGCGATCCTGAAATGATAGACACCTCAAATGAACCTACCTTAAGCCGTATATTTTCTAATCGGGTAATTGCTCGCTATCCAGCCTTTAAGGACTTTTATGGCATGGAAGACGCTATAGAGCAGATTGTTGCCTACCTTAAACATGCTTCGCAAGGGTTGGAAGAACAGAAACAAATTCTCTATTTATTAGGGCCTGTGGGGGGAGGCAAATCATCATTAGCTGAAAAATTAAAAGCATTAATGCAGCAAGAGCCTATCTATGTGCTCAGTGCTAATGGCATAAGAAGCCCAGTAAATGACCACCCTTTTTGTTTATTCGACGCAAATGCAGATGGCAAGATATTAAAGAAAGAATATAAAATACCAGAACGTTATTTAAAGACCATTATGTCGCCATGGGTGGCTAAAAGGCTGCATGAATATCAAGGTGATATTGCAAAATTTGAGGTCGTTAAGTTATATCCTTCAATTCTTGATCAAATAGCCATTGCAAAAACAGAACCTGGTGACGATAACAATCAGGATATTTCAGCCCTTGTTGGTAAAGTTGATATTCGACAATTAGAGCACTTTTCACAAAATGATCCTGATGCCTACAGTTATTCAGGCGCATTGTGTCGAGCGAATCAAGGCATGATGGAATTTGTCGAAATGTTCAAAGCCCCCATTAAAGTATTGCATCCGTTGTTAACAGCAACACAAGAAGGTAATTATAATCCAACAGAAGGCTTATCAGCCCTGCCCTTTAACGGCATTTTGCTTGCGCACTCTAATGAGTCAGAATGGCAAACCTTTAGAAATAACAAAAACAACGAAGCCTTTTTAGACCGCGTTTATATGGTCAAAGTCCCTTACTGCATGCGGGTTTCTGAAGAAGTAAAAATTTATAAAAAATTACTCGAAAACAGTGAATTAAAAAATGCACATTGTGCGCCAGATACGTTAGAAACCTTAGCGCAGTTTTCTGTACTATCACGTTTAAAAGATCCCGAGAACTCTAGTATTTATTCTAAAATGCGCGTTTATGACGGCGAAAGCTTAAAAGACACCGACCCAAAAGCTAAGTCGTATCAAGAATACCGTGATTATGCGGGTATGGATGAAGGTATGTCTGGGCTATCAACACGTTTTGCTTTTAAAATATTATCACGCGTTTTTAACTTTGATCATTTAGAAGTTGCTGCAAATCCAGTACATTTATTTTATGTACTCGAGCAACAAATTGAACGAGATCAATTACCCCAAGAAACAGCCGAGCGGTATTTAGAATTCATTAAAGGTTACTTGTCATCTCAATACATAGAATTTATTGGCAAGGAAATTCAAACGGCTTATCTAGAGTCTTATTCTGAATATGGACAAAACATCTTTGATCGCTATGTCACTTATGCTGATTTTTGGATACAAGACCAAGAGTATCGCGATGCTGAAACTGGACAGCTTTTTGACCGAGAAGCCTTAAATAATGAATTAGAAAAAGTTGAAAAACCTGCTGGCATTAGTAACCCTAAAGATTTTCGTAATGAAATTGTCAATTTTGTATTACGTGCTAAAGCGAATAACAACGGTAAGAACCCCAACTGGGCAAGTTACGAAAAACTCCGCACGGTTATTGAGAAAAAAATGTTCTCGAATACTGAAGATTTATTACCCGTTATTTCCTTTAACACCAAAACATCGAATGACGACCAGCAAAAACATGACGATTTTATAGAACGCATGATGAGTAAAGGTTATACAAAAAAACAAGTGCGGTTACTGTCAGAGTGGTATTTACGCGTAAGAAAGTCTTCTTAA